One region of Oryza glaberrima chromosome 7, OglaRS2, whole genome shotgun sequence genomic DNA includes:
- the LOC127780165 gene encoding uncharacterized protein LOC127780165, with amino-acid sequence MKRVLVDGGASLSIISPAAFDALKGPGMKLQPLLPIIGVTPGHTWPLGHVELPVTFGDSTNFRTERIDFDVADLNLPYNAVLGRPALMKFMVVTHYTYLQMKMLGPAGPITIFGDVKVALACAEQRPDNLAVVTEPQAPEASASRASKKRLTSADEVPVKEIPLGDDPFKTAKIGGTLDAK; translated from the coding sequence ATGAAGCGTGTGCTGGTGGATGGGGGGGCCAGTCTGAGCATCATCTCCCCGGCTGCCTTTGACGCGCTCAAGGGCCCGGGGATGAAGCTCCAGCCGTTGCTCCCAATCATTGGCGTTACTCCAGGGCACACGTGGCCGCTTGGCCACGTAGAGCTTCCGGTGACCTTCGGTGACTCCACCAACTTCCGCACCGAGCGGATCGACTTCGATGTGGCGGACCTCAATCTGCCCTACAACGCGGTTCTGGGCAGACCCGCGTTGATGAAGTTCATGGTCGTCACCCACTACACCTATCTCCAGATGAAGATGCTGGGTCCTGCTGGTCCCATCACCATCTTTGGTGATGTCAAGGTCGCCCTCGCCTGCGCGGAGCAGCGCCCAGACAACCTGGCAGTGGTCACGGAGCCGCAAGCCCCAGAAGCCTCTGCGTCCCGCGCTTCCAAGAAGCGCCTCACCTCGGCTGACGAGGTGCCCGTCAAGGAAATCCCCCTTGGCGACGATCCGTTCAAGACCGCCAAGATTGGCGGAACCTTGGACGCCAAATAG
- the LOC127780164 gene encoding uncharacterized protein LOC127780164, producing the protein MANYFPMALKGQARGWLMTQPPDSIHSWEDLCQQFITNFQGTYPRPGEEADLHAVRRKDDESLRSYIQRFCQVRNTIPCIPAHAVVYAFRNGVRHNGMLEKIASKEPKTTAKLFELADKVARKEEAWAWNSPGTGAASAATPEFAPRSKRRDRRGKRKPARFDDEGHVLAADGPTRAPHKGKATGDKPSPTVPSGEGRSADKWCSVHNTYRHSLADCRSVKNLAERFRKADEEKRQGRWEGKAPATSTGDRREEAKNKAPTDDGGDSENLDFQIPQGTVTTLDGGGLALTLLAEASRP; encoded by the coding sequence ATGGCGAATTACTTTCCCATGGCCCTCAAGGGTCAGGCGCGTGGCTGGTTGATGACCCAGCCCCCCGACTCCATTCACTCCTGGGAGGATCTGTGCCAGCAGTTCATTACGAACTTCCAGGGCACATATCCCCGCCCGGGGGAAGAGGCGGACCTACACGCTGTACGGCGGAAGGATGATGAGTCCCTCCGTTCGTACATACAGCGCTTCTGTCAGGTCCGCAACACCATTCCGTGCATTCCAGCCCACGCGGTTGTATATGCATTCCGGAACGGCGTGCGGCATAATGGCATGTTGGAGAAGATCGCCTCCAAGGAGCCCAAGACCACTGCCAAGCTCTTCGAGCTGGCGGACAAGGTGGCccggaaggaggaggcgtgggcctGGAACTCTCCCGGCACCGGTGCGGCGTCTGCGGCTACCCCCGAGTTTGCCCCCCGCTCTAAGCGGCGAGATAGGAGAGGCAAAAGAAAACCAGCCCGCTTCGATGACGAGGGCCATGTCCTTGCAGCAGACGGGCCCACACGGGCCCCACACAAAGGAAAGGCCACCGGCGATAAGCCGAGCCCCACCGTTCCCTCCGGCGAGGGCCGGTCGGCGGACAAGTGGTGCTCGGTACACAACACTTACCGCCACAGTCTCGCCGACTGCCGCTCGGTCAAGAATTTGGCCGAGCGGTTCCGAAAGGCTGATGAGGAGAAGCGGCAGGGTCGATGGGAGGGCAAAGCCCCCGCGACCTCAACCGGTGACCGGCGAGAGGAGGCCAAGAACAAGGCCCCCACCGATGATGGCGGAGATAGTGAGAATCTGGATTTCCAGATACCTCAGGGGACCGTCACCACGCTCGACGGGGGGGGGCTTGCGCTCACACTTCTCGCCGAAGCTTCAAGGCCATGA
- the LOC127780163 gene encoding putative disease resistance protein RGA3 has protein sequence MAEKLITHALRDALFQFAVKSRKLASPMLRALGRASTGPVTVGDDELAALRSMLRRVHAALRDAESLSVTDHSVRLWLAELGDLEYRAEDVFEELEYECHRAAQLEDLKIDLLRAAAPATGKRKREVAQLFAAAPAARLRRKIDDIWARYEEIASDRKKLRLRPGDGAARPAVGALVPSSSLPRCQIHGRERDLQRVVEMHVCGEEAVASRFDLALWVWVSQEFDVVGVTAKIVEAITRSRPDCSELSALHGTMVEHLTGKRCLLVLDDVWDDNPNHWDTITAPLSFCAPGSTVVVTTRSRMVAKMVTPNVYHLGCLSDEHCWLVCQRRASHGCTTATIDDELTNIGQQIAKKCRGVPLAAEAAGTAMSTSITRKHWTHVLNSNLWADNDEAKNHVLPALKSFVFDKDALVQLWTAQGFIDAGGEQRPEDVGTGYFYDLVARCFFQPSPSHGIDQEKFVMHDLYQELAQFVSGNECRMIQHIVSGNECRTIQQSNLNRADKTSARHLSIVNNESHPEQELSLDSFCGQDLRTFLFLSRLEQIIHGEMPLRRKIAPYGLMTDFECLRVLDLSNTDIVEVPKSIGSLIHLRYLGLDNTRIQMLPESVDAIWDQSID, from the exons ATGGCTGAGAAACTCATCACCCACGCGCTGCGAGACGCACTGTTTCAGTTCGCGGTCAAGTCCAGGAAGCTGGCGTCTCCGATGTTGCGGGCGTTGGGGCGCGCGTCGACGGGGCCGGTcaccgtcggcgacgacgagctggCGGCGCTCAGGTCCATGCTCCGCAGGGTCCACGCCGCGCTCCGCGACGCCGAGAGCCTGTCCGTCACCGACCACTCCGTCCGCCTCTGGCTAGCCGAGCTCGGCGACCTCGAGTACCGCGCCGAGGACGTGTTCGAGGAGCTCGAGTACGAgtgccaccgcgccgcgcaGCTGGAGGACCTCAAGATCGACCTCctgcgcgccgcggcgccggcgacggggaagcGGAAGAGGGAGGTCGCGCAGCtgttcgccgccgcgccggccgcgcgcctccgccgcaAGATCGACGACATTTGGGCGAGGTACGAGGAGATCGCGTCAGATCGGAAGAAGCTCCGGCTAAggcccggcgacggcgcggcacgGCCGGCGGTCGGTGCCCTCGTGCCGAGTAGCTCGCTCCCCCGTTGCCAGATCCACGGCCGGGAGCGCGACCTCCAGAGGGTCGTCGAGATG CACGTctgcggcgaggaggccgtcgCGTCGCGTTTCGACCTCGCGCTCTGGGTCTGGGTGTCCCAAGAGTTCGATGTCGTCGGCGTGACGGCAAAGATCGTTGAGGCCATCACCAGGTCACGCCCCGACTGCTCCGAGCTGAGCGCGCTCCACGGAACCATGGTCGAACACCTTACGGGCAAGAGGTGCCTGCTCGTCCTCGATGACGTCTGGGACGACAACCCCAACCATTGGGACACCATCACCGCGCCGCTGAGCTTCTGCGCGCCGGGGAGCACAGTCGTCGTCACGACCAGGAGCAGGATGGTCGCCAAGATGGTTACCCCCAATGTGTACCATCTTGGCTGCTTATCCGACGAACACTGCTGGCTCGTGTGCCAGCGACGTGCATCGCACGGgtgcaccaccgccaccattgatgatgagCTTACCAACATCGGCCAGCAGATTGCAAAGAAATGCAGAGGCGTACCATTGGCAGCAGAGGCAGCAGGCACAGCCATGAGCACCTCAATCACCAGGAAGCACTGGACACATGTACTGAATAGCAACCTGTGGGCTGACAATGATGAGGCCAAGAACCATGTGCTGCCAGCACTCAAG AGCTTCGTCTTCGACAAGGATGCGCTGGTTCAGCTCTGGACAGCGCAGGGCTTCATTGATGCCGGAGGAGAACAGAGGCCTGAAGATGTAGGCACCGGCTACTTCTATGATTTGGTAGCAAGATGCTTCTTCCAGCCATCCCCATCTCATGGAATCGATCAAGAGAAGTTTGTCATGCATGATCTATATCAGGAGCTTGCACAGTTTGTTTCAGGCAATGAATGCAGAATGATACAACATATTGTTTCAGGCAATGAATGCCGGACGATACAGCAGAGTAACCTGAACCGAGCCGACAAGACATCGGCTCGCCATTTGTCCATTGTCAACAATGAGTCCCATCCTGAGCAAGAACTATCATTGGACTCATTTTGTGGCCAAGATCTGAGAACATTCCTGTTTCTTTCAAGATTGGAACAGATCATCCATGGAGAAATGCCACTCAGAAGAAAGATTGCTCCATATGGACTGATGACAGATTTTGAATGTCTAAGGGTTCTAGATTTAAGCAACACTGACATTGTGGAGGTACCAAAGTCTATTGGAAGCCTGATACATCTGAGGTACCTTGGTCTGGATAACACTAGAATTCAGATGCTGCCGGAGTCAGTAG ATGCCATCTGGGATCAGAGCATTGACTAG